DNA sequence from the Lysinibacillus sp. OF-1 genome:
TCCACTGGCTTGCCAAATGGCTTTTATTTCATCCTTTGTTGGCGATTGCTCTACAATGTGTACCTCTTCATAGGAAACCTCATGATCATTTAACCACTTTTGTGCTTTTTTACATGTCGTACATTTCGGATAATGGATAAATTGAATCGTCATTAAAATGCTCCTCTACTGTCTTTTTCTGTAGTATACCATCATAATTGTTTCGAATGGTGGAACTTCTCTCATTTTCGTAAGCCTAACCATCCGTTTTGCTGTTCTATTCATCACTTTCTCCATTTTATCCGTCAATCTAGCTGTTCTATCCGTCAGTTTCAAGCTTCTATCCATCTCTCATAAAAAAACCTAGCTATCCTCTTACAGATAGCTAAGTGAAAGTGTATGCTATTAAACAATATATTTTTCAGCTTCGATTAGTTTAACAGAAGCTTCACGTTTCTTCGCAATTAAGTTATAAGGATTATTGCGTGTTAATTTACGAAGTGCAGATAATGTCATACGTGCTGCATCGCCATCTGCTGAAGCAAGAATTGTGTCTTTTGCTTCCTTTTCGATTTCTGTGAATGCTTCTTGGCAGAAGATTTGCGTGTATAGCAATTTCTGCTGTGCTTTTTCAGCGCCATCACGAGCAATTGCCTTTTCTGTACGTAAGACAGCTGACTCCATTGCAAATAATTGGTTAGCGATATTGGCAATATTCACTAATACCTCTTGCTCCTGATCAAGCTTCGCACCAAAGCGTTGTGCTGCTAAGCCTGCAGCTAATACAGCAATCTTCTTAGCATTTTTCACTAAATATTTTTCTTGTGCTAGTGGCTCTGTACCGATGTCTTCTGGCATTAACATTAGCAGCTCTTGCTGTAAATTTTGAGCAACTTGTAATAAAGGAAGCTCGCCTTTTAGCGCCTTTTTCATAAATGTGCCAGGGACAATCATGCGGTTAATTTCATTTGTACCTTCAAAAATTCGATTAATACGAGAATCACGGTAAATACGCTCTACCTCATATTCAGCCATAAAGCCATAACCGCCATGTAATTGTACGGCTTCATCTGCAATATAATCTAATGTTTCCGACCCAAATACTTTCGCAATAGAGCATTCAATTGCATACTCAGCAATAGCACCTGCAATTACTTTTCCTTGCTTTTGCTCTTCAAGGCTTAACTGGCTTAAACGATCCTCAAATAGACCAACAGTACGATAGTTTAATGATTCGGACGCGTACAATTGAGAAGCCATTGTTGACAATTTCTCTTTTGTTAGATTGAAATCAGAAAGCTTTGTTTTAAATTGCTGACGTTGGTTTGTATACTGGATAGCTAACTCCAATGCACGTTTAGAGCCACCAATTGTGCCCACACCAAGCTTATAACGACCAATATTTAAAATGTTGAAGGCAATGACATGCCCACGACCAATTTCACCTAATAGATTTTCTACAGGTACTTCCGCATCTTCTAATACTAATGTACGAGTTGACGATGATTTAATCCCCATTTTCTTCTCTTCTGGGCCTACTGAAACGCCATTGTAGGCACGTTCTACGATAAAGGCAGAGAATTTATCACCATCAATTTTTGCATAAACAACAAATACGTCAGCAAAGCCTGCATTTGTAATCCATTGCTTCTCACCATTTAAAATATAATGTGTGCCTGCCTCATTTAATTTCGCAGTCGTTTTTGCCCCTAGAGCATCTGAACCTGAGCCTGGCTCTGTTAATGCATATGCTGCGATTAATTCACCTGAAGCAAGCTTAGGTAAATATTTTTTCTTTTGATCTTCATTACCAAATAGAACGATTGGTAGTGAACCAATCCCAACATGTGCACCATGTGTGATGGAAAAACCACCTGCAACAGACATTTTCTCAGCAATTAAAGCTGAAGAAACTTTGTCTAGTCCAAGCCCTTCATATTCTTCTGGCACATCTGCTCCAAGCAAACCTAATTCGCCTGCACTTTTTAGGAGACGCACTGAATGCTCAAATTCATGGTGCTCTAAATTTTCAACTACTGGTAAAACTTCATTTGCTACATATTCCTCTGTTGTTTTAGCAATCATCTTATGCTCGTCAGTGAAATCTTCTGGTGTAAATACACGATTTAATTCCACATCTTCAATTAGAAATCCGCCGCCTTTAATGAAATCAGTTGTTTTTTCAGTCATGATAAATTCCTCCCAATATATCTATTTTGATTGTTTAATCCCCAAATGAACATGTATAGAAAAGCTTGATGTGAACATGTTCGGAGGCAACCGTAAACCGTACACCTCAAGCTGATCTAGAAAATTTTATAAAATTTCAAATACACCAGCAGCACCCATGCCGCCGCCAATACACATTGTCACCACGCCATATTTCTTCCCTTGACGCTTCAATTCATGAATAAGCTTTAACGTTAAAATAGCTCCTGTAGCACCTAGAGGGTGACCTAATGCAATTGCTCCACCATTGACATTGACTTTTTCTTGGTCGATGCCTAAATGACGTACTACCTGTAATGATTGAGAAGCAAATGCTTCATTGATTTCCCATAAATCAATGTCATCTATGGATAAACCTGCAATTTCTAACGCTTTAGGTACTGCCACAATCGGACCAATTCCCATTACTTCAGGAGGCACACCACCAACTGCAAAGCCTAGGAATTTTGCCATTGGTGTCAGTCCTTGCTGTTCGGCCTCCTCACGATCCATCACTAGTACAGCTGCTGCACCATCAGAAGTTTGAGAGGCATTACCAGCCGTTACACTGCCCTTTACATGGAAAGCTGGACGCAATTTTGCTAAGCCTTCAACTGATGTACCTGGTCGTACACCTTCATCCATACTAAATGTAAATTTTTTTACTTGTGGTTTATTGTGATCGTCTACGTAATGCTGTTCCACTTCGATTGGTACAATTTCATCATTGAATTTGCCTTCTTTAATCGCCTTTTCAGCAAGAACATGCGAGCGAACTGCAAAAGCATCTTGATCTTCACGACTAACATTGTACTGGCGAGCCACTTCCTCAGCCGTATGTCCCATACCCATATAATATTGCGGAGCCGTTTCAGCTAATGTCGGATTTAAGCGTGGTGTATTCCCCACCATCGGCACCATACTCATAGACTCGACACCGCCAGCTAGAATCACCTTTGAATGACCTAGCATAATTCGCTCTGCTGCATACGCAATTGCCTGTAAACCTGATGAACAAAATCTATTAATCGTTAGCGCAGGAGTTGTATCTGGTAATCCTGCTAGTGCCCCAATACTACGTGCTACATTCATCCCTTGCTCTGCTTCAGGCATCGCACAGCCTAAAATTAAATCATCAATCGGTCCTTCATAGCCCGCTCTTTTCAATGTTTCTTTGACTACAACAGCACCAAAATCATCTGGTCTTACTGTTGCTAAAGAACCTTTTTTTGCTTTTCCAATTGGAGTTCGTGCTCCTGCTACAATAACGGCTTCACGCATCGTATTAATCCCCCTTTGTTTCATGTGCAAGATTGATCTATTTTGTCAATTAGTTACGAAGTGGTTTACCTTTTAACAGCATGTGTTGCATTCTTTGCTGAGAAAGTGGATCAGCAACAAGGCTAAGGAAAGCCTCACGCTCTAAGTTCAATAGATACTGTTCGTCAACTAATGTACCGTACGGAACCTTACCACCCGCAATGACATAAGCTAATTTTTTAGCAATTTTTAAATCATGTTCGCTAATAAAGCCTGACTCAAACATGCCTTGCGCACCGATGAGTAATGTTCCGTAGCCTGATGCACCGACCACTGGCACTTTTGTTGGAACAGGTGGTTGATAGCCCGCTTCGTAAAGCGCTAATGCAGCTTGCTTCGCATCATATAGTTGATGGTCTGGGTTAACAGAAATACCATCTGCAAAGTTTAAGAAGTTATTTTCACGTGCTTCCTCACCAGAAGTTGAAACCTTCGCCATTGCAATTGTTTCAAATACTTTATTAGCAATATGTTGATAGTCTACATCTACGCCGTTCGGTAAGCCCTTTAGGAATTTTTGATAAAGCGCTTTATTACCACCACCGCCTGGAATTAAACCAACGCCAACTTCCACTAAGCCCATATACGTTTCCATCGTTGCTTGAATATGTGCAGCTGGTAAGCAAACCTCTGCTCCTCCACCCAATGTCATGGCAAAAGGTGCTGCCACAACAGGCTTACGTGAATATTTGATTTTTTGCATAGCATCTTGGAATGCCTTAATCACGAAATCTAGCTCAAAAATATTATCATCCTGTGCTTCTACTAAAATCATCCCTAGATTTGCACCTACACAGAAGTTTTTCCCTTGATTGCCGATTACTAAGCCCTTATAGTTAGCCTCTACTTCATCAACCGCAAAGTTAATCATTTGGATAATATCTAAACCGATTGCGTTCGATTGTGAATGGAACTCAAGCAGTGCAACTCCATCACCTAAATCTATTAAACTAGCACCTGTGTTTGATTTAATAACACCATGCTTTTTCTTATAGCGTTTTAAGTTAATCTCTTTTTCATTGACTGGAACTTTCACATATTGCGAACCATCATAGTAAGCTACATCGCCATCTAATTCAGAATAAAATGTCTCAAAGCCATTCGCTAACATCTCTTTGACAAATGCAGGGACTTCTCGACCTTCAGCCTCCATTTTTGCTACAGATTCTTGTACACCAATAGCATCCCAAATTTCAAATGGTCCTTGTTGCCAGCCGAAGCCCCATTTCATAGCATTATCAATGGCTACAACATCATCTGCAATTTCACCGTGTAGCTGTGCTGAGTAAATTAATGTTGGAGCAAAGATCCCCCACAATAACTCACCTGTACGATCCTTTGCATAGGTTAATGCCTTCACTTTATTAGCTAACCCACGTGTTTGTTTCGCCATTTCAATAGAAGCTGTTTTTAACTTTTTCGCTGGACTATACGATAATGTTGTTGGATCAATCTCAAGTATCTCTTTTCCTTGTTTTAAGAAGAAACCTTGACCCGATTTTGCACCTAACCAGCCGTTTTCAACCATTTTTTGTAAAAACTCAGGTACTGCAAATACTTGCTGTTCCTCACCTATTGTTTGGTCGTAAACATTTTTTGCTACATGAATAAATGTATCTAAACCAACAACGTCTAGTGTACGGAAAGTTGCAGATTTTGGACGACCAATAAGTGGACCTGTTACAGAGTCTACTTCACCAACTGAATAACCACCTTTTAACATTTCCTGTAATGTGATCAGTAAACCATATGTTCCAATGCGGTTTGCAATAAAGTTTGGTGTGTCCTTCGCCAGTACAACACCTTTACCAAGCACATCTTCCCCAAATGTTTTCATGAAACTAACTACTTCAGGAGCAGTTGTATTAGCAGGAATCACCTCTAGTAATTTTAAATAGCGAGGTGGGTTGAAAAAGTGTGTGCCAAGGAAATGCTTTTTAAAATCATCTGAACGTCCCTCTGCCATAGCATCAATACTAATACCAGATGTGTTTGAGCTAATGATTGTTCCCGGTGTACGAACAGCATCAATTTTTTCATAGAGACTTTGTTTAATTGGTAAATTTTCCACAACAACTTCGATAATCCAATCTACATCTTTTAGTTTCCCTAGATCATCTTCAAAGTTGCCAACCGTTAGTAGTGATAAATTTTTCTTAGAAGTAAGTGGTGCTGGCTTTTGCTTTAATAACTTTTGCAAAGCTCCGTTTACAATACGATTTCTTACAGCTGGATGCGCTAAAGAAAGACCCTTTGCTTCTTCCTCTTGCGTCAGTTCCTTCGGTGCGATATCCAATAGTAATGTTGGTATACCGATGTTTGCTAAATGTGCTGCAATTCCAGAGCCCATCACCCCAGAACCTAGAACAGCTGCTTTTTTAATGTTGTAAGTCACAAGCAATTCCCCCTTATTCTCCCATTGAATGAATAGCCATTCATTTTTTGGCCAAAAAAATATCAAGTGTACCTTAGTGGATTTTTGTCTTGTTGTTGGATGAGAATCACTCCATTCAACCAAGCACTACTAAGGTTTATCTCCGTTCTCATTACAACTCTTAATGAATGAAGATAAAACTACTTTTCTGTTTTTAGTGTAGATTATTTTGTCTAATTTAGCAATCTTTTTTCAAGAATTATTTTTGCAATATACATCTTTTTTTGTTCTTTACGAGCTAAAAGCAGACAATATGTAGCGCTCAAAACAGCCAAACAGAAAACTTTCAGGTTGAGAGAAAAATGTGTAGAATGAAAAGCAAGGAGAGTGAATACTGATGAAAACAATTACTACTGCAGAACAATTTAATGAACTAATCGCTGGTGACCAAAAGGTGCTAGTGAAATTTTACGCTGGCTGGTGCCCAGATTGCACACGCATGAATATGTTCATCGATCCAATCATTGAAGAGTACAACCAATATGATTGGTATGAGCTAAATCGTGATGAGCTTCCAGAAATCGCTGACAAATATGATGTTATGGGAATCCCAAGCTTATTGATTTTCCAAAACGGTGAAAAACTTGCACACTTACACAGTGCCAATGCCAAAACACCTCAGCAAGTAACAGAATTTTTAGCTGCACAATAATAATGAATAAAGAGCTGCATTTCTTCTTGAAATGCAGCTCTTTTTGGAAGGGAAACATGATGCACCAACAATTGGCTTTATATGGAACATCACAATATGATGCATCCATTGCACCAAGCTATCGAAATTCTGCCTGTGGGCCCACTACGATTTACGTCATTTTAAACTATTTGAACAGTTCAGCTCCTTCTATTAATAAGCTTTATCGACAGCTTGGTGGCACAAAAATTGGTTTGTTTAAATGGCGACTGATTCACAACCTCCGCGAACTGCAACCCACCTGGGATATTCGAACTTGTTCACTAAAAGAAGCTTTACAAGAAATTGACGCAGGTCGCCCTGTTGCTATGCGTTTTGACCGCTATTTTAGCCTACAGTGGCAGAATAAAAAATCAACCTTTGCCTACCATTGGGTACCGCTTATTGGCTATACCATAAAAAATGATACGTTATCGTTAATATTTCATGATAATGGTGGGCCACAACGTGACAGTCAAATTCGGCAGGCTCTCTACAAAGACAATGACAAAGTATTATCGTTCGTTAAAATAACACCTCAGTAGGGCAAATAATGAAACGTCCTTATTTGCTCTCTCCACTCATTTCTCATAAAAAAACAGAGCATATTGCTATACTCTGTGATGATCCATTAAATAAGGGAATATAATGAGCGTGCATGCTTTGCAATTAGCGTGTAGCCACTCTCTTCTATCTCTTTAAAAATTTGCGGTTCATAGTTTGGTAACATAAGGCTTGTAAAATCGGCATCAATTGGAACATTCGTTTGAATTGTTGCAAGCTCATGGGATAATTTCAGCATGTTCAAATTCTCTTGAATTTTTGTCCGTTGCCCTGGCTTTAATTCACCGAGCGACGCTAAAATTTTGTCAATCGAGCCATATGTTTGGATTAACGTTAGTGCTTGCTTAGGACCAATCCCCTTCACACCTGGATAGCCATCACTTGTATCACCCATAAAGGCTTTAACCTGTGCAAACTGTGTTGGTTCAATACTATATTCTTCTTTAAAGCGAGCATGTGTATAAATATCGTATTCTGTGTAGCCTTTTTTCATAAAAGCAATTTCTGTAGATGGTCTTAAAAGCTGAAGCAAGTCTTTATCACCACTAATGACAGTAATATCTGCCTGTTCCTGCCATTTGGTAATCATCGAGCCAATTAAATCATCAGCCTCCATGCCCTTCACTCCGAAATTTTGCCAGCCAATTTGCTGTGATAAATTTTTCGCCATATCAAATTGAGGGAGCATTTCCTCTGGTGGTGCTGGGCGATTCGCTTTATAGCCATCATATAAATCATTGCGGAATGTATGTGCCCCCATATCCCAGCAAACAGCCATATGCGTTGGCTTCATGATCGATTGTGCCGTTAACACATGTCGCACAAATC
Encoded proteins:
- a CDS encoding acyl-CoA dehydrogenase family protein, which produces MTEKTTDFIKGGGFLIEDVELNRVFTPEDFTDEHKMIAKTTEEYVANEVLPVVENLEHHEFEHSVRLLKSAGELGLLGADVPEEYEGLGLDKVSSALIAEKMSVAGGFSITHGAHVGIGSLPIVLFGNEDQKKKYLPKLASGELIAAYALTEPGSGSDALGAKTTAKLNEAGTHYILNGEKQWITNAGFADVFVVYAKIDGDKFSAFIVERAYNGVSVGPEEKKMGIKSSSTRTLVLEDAEVPVENLLGEIGRGHVIAFNILNIGRYKLGVGTIGGSKRALELAIQYTNQRQQFKTKLSDFNLTKEKLSTMASQLYASESLNYRTVGLFEDRLSQLSLEEQKQGKVIAGAIAEYAIECSIAKVFGSETLDYIADEAVQLHGGYGFMAEYEVERIYRDSRINRIFEGTNEINRMIVPGTFMKKALKGELPLLQVAQNLQQELLMLMPEDIGTEPLAQEKYLVKNAKKIAVLAAGLAAQRFGAKLDQEQEVLVNIANIANQLFAMESAVLRTEKAIARDGAEKAQQKLLYTQIFCQEAFTEIEKEAKDTILASADGDAARMTLSALRKLTRNNPYNLIAKKREASVKLIEAEKYIV
- a CDS encoding acetyl-CoA C-acetyltransferase, encoding MREAVIVAGARTPIGKAKKGSLATVRPDDFGAVVVKETLKRAGYEGPIDDLILGCAMPEAEQGMNVARSIGALAGLPDTTPALTINRFCSSGLQAIAYAAERIMLGHSKVILAGGVESMSMVPMVGNTPRLNPTLAETAPQYYMGMGHTAEEVARQYNVSREDQDAFAVRSHVLAEKAIKEGKFNDEIVPIEVEQHYVDDHNKPQVKKFTFSMDEGVRPGTSVEGLAKLRPAFHVKGSVTAGNASQTSDGAAAVLVMDREEAEQQGLTPMAKFLGFAVGGVPPEVMGIGPIVAVPKALEIAGLSIDDIDLWEINEAFASQSLQVVRHLGIDQEKVNVNGGAIALGHPLGATGAILTLKLIHELKRQGKKYGVVTMCIGGGMGAAGVFEIL
- a CDS encoding 3-hydroxyacyl-CoA dehydrogenase/enoyl-CoA hydratase family protein, encoding MTYNIKKAAVLGSGVMGSGIAAHLANIGIPTLLLDIAPKELTQEEEAKGLSLAHPAVRNRIVNGALQKLLKQKPAPLTSKKNLSLLTVGNFEDDLGKLKDVDWIIEVVVENLPIKQSLYEKIDAVRTPGTIISSNTSGISIDAMAEGRSDDFKKHFLGTHFFNPPRYLKLLEVIPANTTAPEVVSFMKTFGEDVLGKGVVLAKDTPNFIANRIGTYGLLITLQEMLKGGYSVGEVDSVTGPLIGRPKSATFRTLDVVGLDTFIHVAKNVYDQTIGEEQQVFAVPEFLQKMVENGWLGAKSGQGFFLKQGKEILEIDPTTLSYSPAKKLKTASIEMAKQTRGLANKVKALTYAKDRTGELLWGIFAPTLIYSAQLHGEIADDVVAIDNAMKWGFGWQQGPFEIWDAIGVQESVAKMEAEGREVPAFVKEMLANGFETFYSELDGDVAYYDGSQYVKVPVNEKEINLKRYKKKHGVIKSNTGASLIDLGDGVALLEFHSQSNAIGLDIIQMINFAVDEVEANYKGLVIGNQGKNFCVGANLGMILVEAQDDNIFELDFVIKAFQDAMQKIKYSRKPVVAAPFAMTLGGGAEVCLPAAHIQATMETYMGLVEVGVGLIPGGGGNKALYQKFLKGLPNGVDVDYQHIANKVFETIAMAKVSTSGEEARENNFLNFADGISVNPDHQLYDAKQAALALYEAGYQPPVPTKVPVVGASGYGTLLIGAQGMFESGFISEHDLKIAKKLAYVIAGGKVPYGTLVDEQYLLNLEREAFLSLVADPLSQQRMQHMLLKGKPLRN
- a CDS encoding thioredoxin family protein, which gives rise to MKTITTAEQFNELIAGDQKVLVKFYAGWCPDCTRMNMFIDPIIEEYNQYDWYELNRDELPEIADKYDVMGIPSLLIFQNGEKLAHLHSANAKTPQQVTEFLAAQ
- a CDS encoding C39 family peptidase, whose product is MHQQLALYGTSQYDASIAPSYRNSACGPTTIYVILNYLNSSAPSINKLYRQLGGTKIGLFKWRLIHNLRELQPTWDIRTCSLKEALQEIDAGRPVAMRFDRYFSLQWQNKKSTFAYHWVPLIGYTIKNDTLSLIFHDNGGPQRDSQIRQALYKDNDKVLSFVKITPQ
- a CDS encoding 5'-3' exonuclease: MTTKPKLLIIDGMALLFRSFFASAAMGHFIRLADGTPTNGAQGFVRHVLTAQSIMKPTHMAVCWDMGAHTFRNDLYDGYKANRPAPPEEMLPQFDMAKNLSQQIGWQNFGVKGMEADDLIGSMITKWQEQADITVISGDKDLLQLLRPSTEIAFMKKGYTEYDIYTHARFKEEYSIEPTQFAQVKAFMGDTSDGYPGVKGIGPKQALTLIQTYGSIDKILASLGELKPGQRTKIQENLNMLKLSHELATIQTNVPIDADFTSLMLPNYEPQIFKEIEESGYTLIAKHARSLYSLI